The Sardina pilchardus chromosome 19, fSarPil1.1, whole genome shotgun sequence genome window below encodes:
- the LOC134065811 gene encoding E3 ubiquitin/ISG15 ligase TRIM25-like, with protein MTAVIDLWTQEHFNCPICLDLLKDPVTLPCGHSFCMDCITGCLNQEDQKRVYSCPQCRQTFTPRPILGRNTMLADVVDKLKIVGLQPTPPDHCYAGPGDVECDICTGRKRKSVKSCLVCLSSYCETHLRVHNDLNPGKKHKVIEATGNLQDLICSHHDKLLEVFCRTDQTCICVLCAMDEHKQHDTVAANTERTVKQRQLQEMMLKVQWQIQEKVKELKELRQDVNNLKISAQAVMVESERIFTEMIRSVERRRSEVIELIRDQERAEASRVEELMERLEHEIAELKKNEADLEQLSHTEDHILFLLSCPSLSSPSESMIADIVRINEDLCFEAIIPPICN; from the exons ATGACTGCAGTAATAGACTTGTGGACTCAGGAGCACTTCAACTGTCCGATATGCCTGGATCTGCTGAAGGATCCTGTCACTCTTCcctgtggacacagtttctgTATGGACTGCATTACAGGCTGCTTGAATCAGGAAGATCAGAAGAGAGTCTACAGCTGCCCACAGTGCAGACAGACTTTCACTCCGAGACCTATTCTGGGGAGAAACACAATGCTAGCTGATGTGGTGGACAAACTGAAGATTGTGGGACTCCAGCCTACACCACCAGATCACTGTTATGCTGGACCTGGAGATGTGGAGTGTGACATCTGCACTGGGCGAAAACGAAAGTCTGTTAAGTCCTGTCTGGTGTGTCTGTCCTCTTACTGTGAAACTCACCTCAGAGTTCACAATGATCTCAACCCAGGGAAGAAACACAAAGTTATTGAAGCCACTGGAAATCTACAGGATCTAATCTGCTCTCATCATGATAAATTATTGGAGGTCTTTTGTCGTACTGACcaaacatgtatttgtgtgctgtgtgctatgGATGAACACAAACAACACGATACAGTTGCAGCCAATACAGAGAGGACAGTGAAACAG AGGCAGTTACAGGAAATGATGTTGAAAGTTCAGTGGCAAATacaagagaaagtgaaagaactCAAGGAGCTTCGACAGGATGTGAATAATCTGAAG ATCTCTGCTCAGGCAGTAAtggtggagagtgagaggatCTTCACTGAAATGATCCGCTCTGTTGAGAGAAGACGCTCTGAGGTGATAGAGCTGATCAGAGATCAGGAGAGGGCTGAGGCAAGTCGAGTTGAAGAACTCATGGAGAGACTGGAGCATGAGATTGCTGAGCTGAAGAAGAATGAGGCTGACTTGGAGCAACTTTCACATACTGAGGACCACATCCTTTTTCTACTG agctgtccatctctttcttcacCTTCTGAATCCATGATAGCAGATATAGTCCGTATAAATGAAGATCTGTGCTTTGAGGCGATA ATTCCTCCCATCTGCAATTAG
- the LOC134065641 gene encoding ras-related protein Rab-18-B-like has translation MEDDVLTTLKILIIGESGVGKSSLLLRFTDDTFDPELAATIGVDFKVKTLTIDGNKAKLAIWDTAGQERFRTLTPSYYRGAQGVILVYDVTRRDTFAKLDNWLNELETYCTRNDLVKMLVGNKIDKEGHELDRSEGLKFARKHSMLFIEASAKTKDGVQCAFEELVEKILQTPGLWESEGRGGVRLSDDEDVAPGACGGYCSLV, from the exons ATGGAGGACGACGTTCTTACAACGCTGAAAATATTGATCATCGGAGAAAGTGGTGTTGGAAAGTCAAG TCTTCTGCTGCGATTCACAGATGACACATTTGATCCAGAACTTGCAGCTACAATTG GTGTGGATTTTAAGGTGAAGACCCTCACGATCGATGGTAACAAGGCAAAACTTGCAatttgg GACACTGCCGGTCAGGAGCGCTTCCGCACACTCACGCCCAGCTACTACAGAGGAGCTCAGGGAGTCATCCTGG tCTATGATGTCACAAGAAGAGATACGTTTGCCAAACTAGACAACTGGCTGAATGAGCTGGAGACGTACTGCACACGAAATGACCTGGTGAAGATGCTGGTGGGGAACAAAATCGACAAA gaaGGCCACGAATTGGACAGAAGCGAAGGACTCAAGTTTGCACGCAAACATTCCATGCTGTTTATAG aGGCGAGTGCGAAGACAAAAGACGGGGTCCAGTGTGCGTTTGAGGAGCTTGTGGAGAAGATCCTCCAGACCCCGGGCCTGTGGGAGAGCGAGGGGAGAGGCGGCGTGCGGCTGTCCGACGATGAGGATGTGGCGCCGGGGGCATGCGGGGGCTACTGCTCCCTCGTCTag
- the LOC134065640 gene encoding tripartite motif-containing protein 16-like: MAEASVVLSQDAFSCPICLDLLKDPVAIPCGHSFCMDCITGCWDQEELKGVYSCPQCRQTFTPRPVLARNTMLAEVVDKLKIMGFQAAHSAHSYAEPGDVECDVCVGRKRKAVKSCLVCLSSYCETHLRVHSDLNPGKKHKVIDAAGKLEGLICSRHDKLLEVFCRTDQTCICLLCVMDEHRGHETVSAAAERIEKQKQLEESCRKTQRTIQERYKHLQQMKEAIKSFKHSAQVTVEDSDRIFTEIIRSIERRRSEVTQLIRDQEKAEVSQAEELMEKMEWEIAELKKRDAELEQLSQTEDHTSFLQSFSSLTDPEDSSSNISFSSDVSFEEVKDNVSQLKDQVEDLLKYGIDQISMRAKTIRISSPHELLTRRDFLTCLCQLNLDPNTAEPRLHLSESNNEVTCKRKKQSYPDNPERFDIRVQVLCKEALTGRCYWEVEWSTDRDNWGGSVAVSYKEICRKGGDQQVRFGYNKHSWSLRCSSTACSFVHNGEVTELNVIPNRRIGVYVDHKAGILSFYSISGDKMTLLHKVQTTFTQPLCPGFWVQYYGSILKLCL, translated from the exons ATGGCAGAGGCCAGTGTTGTATTGAGTCAAGATGCATTTAGCTGTCCAATCTGTTTGGATCTACTGAAGGATCCGGTTGCTATTCCCTGTGGCCACAGTTTCTGTATGGACTGTATCACAGGCTGCTGGGATCAGGAAGAGCTGAAGGGAGTCTACAGCTGCCCACAGTGCAGACAGACCTTTACACCCAGACCAGTTCTGGCCAGGAACACAATGCTGGCTGAAGTGGTGGACAAACTGAAGATCATGGGATTCCAGGCTGCTCATTCTGCTCACAGTTATGCTGAACCAGGAGATGTGGAATGTGACGTCTGCGTTGGGAGAAAACGAAAGGCAGTCAAGTCCTGTCTGGTGTGTCTGTCCTCTTACTGTGAAACTCACCTCAGAGTTCACAGTGATCTCAACCCAGGTAAGAAACACAAAGTGATTGATGCTGCTGGTAAACTAGAAGGTCTGATCTGCTCTCGTCATGATAAACTGCTGGAGGTCTTCTGTCGCACTGATCAGACATGCATATGTTTGCTGTGTGTCATGGATGAACACAGAGGACATGAGACAGTTTCAGCTGCAGCTGAGCGAATTGAAAAGCAG AAACAGTTGGAGGAGAGCTGCAGAAAAACCCAGCGGACAATCCAAGAGAGATATAAGCACCTGCAGCAGATGAAGGAGGCCATTAAGTCTTTTAAG CACTCTGCTCAGGTAACAGTGGAGGACAGTGATAGGATCTTTACTGAAATAATCCGCTCCATTGAGAGAAGACGTTCTGAGGTGACACAGCTGATTAGAGATCAGGAGAAGGCTGAAGTGAGTCAAGCTGAAGAACTCATGGAGAAAATGGAGTGGGAGATTGCTGAGCTGAAGAAGAGAGATGCTGAGTTGGAGCAACTTTCACAAACAGAGGATCATACTAGCTTTCTCCAG TCTTTTAGTTCTTTGACTGACCCAGAAGATTCATCATCCAACATCAGTTTCTCTTCAGATGTGTCATTTGAAGAAGTGAAAGACAACGTTTCTCAACTGAAAGATCAAGTGGAAGATTTACTTAAGTATGGAATAGACCAGATTTCTATGAGAG CAAAAACGATAAGAATATCCTCTCCTCATGAGCTATTGACCAGACGAGACTTCTTAACAT GCTTGTGTCAACTCAATTTAGATCCCAACACAGCTGAACCAAGACTACATTTGTCTGAAAGTAATAATGAAGTTACTTGTAAACGTAAGAAGCAGTCATATCCTGACAATCCCGAGAGATTTGATATTCGGGTACAGGTGCTCTGTAAGGAGGCTTTGACTGGAAGAtgctactgggaggtggagtggagcACGGACAGAGACAATTGGGGTGGTTCTGTAGCAGTATCCTACAAAGAGATCTGCAGGAAGGGAGGGGACCAACAGGTTCGGTTTGGGTACAACAAGCACTCTTGGAGTTTACGCTGCAGTTCCACTGCATGCTCTTTCGTACACAATGGAGAGGTGACAGAACTCAATGTAATTCCCAACAGAAGAATCGGAGTGTATGTGGATCACAAAGCTGGAATTCTGTCTTTTTACAGCATCAGTGGTGACAAAATGACCCTCCTGCACAAAGTCCAGACCACATTCACTCAGCCGCTCTGTCCTGGTTTTTGGGTACAATATTATGGCTCAATATTGAAGCTATGCCTTTAG